GCTGCTGGCCGGGGTCGTCAGCCCCTCGGAGGGCCGCGCGCAGGTGGCCGAAGTCGATGTCCTGGCCGAAGCACGGCAGCTTCAGGACGAGGCCACCGAGTTGTACGACGGCGGCCGCCCGGCGGAAGCGCTGCCTCTGGCAGAACGGGCGCTCGAGATCCGGGAGACGGTCTACGGGCACGGGCACCCGTTGACGGCCTCCACGCTCAACACCATGGGCCTGATCCTTCAAACCCTGGGTGATTTCGAAGGAGCCCGTCCGTACCAAGAACGCGCCCTGGCGATTCTCGAACGAGCCATGGGCCCCGAGCACGCGCTGACGGCGGTAGCCCTCCACAATCTCGGGGCGCTCCTGCGAGCCATGGGAGATCTATCGACGTCCGGGTCGGTCTCGGCCGTGTCCCAGCACCTGGCCAAGCTTCGAGCCTACGGTCTGACCACTACCCGTCGCGATGCGCAGACCATCTACTACCGGCTGTCGGATCATGAGTTCCTGGCGAAACTCCGAGGCTCATTCTTCGCCGAGATGGAAACCGCCTTCTTGTCGAGCAAGGGCTGAGATGCAAGCGACCGGACGAATCGAGCAGTACCAAACGACTCTCGAGATCCTCGCGGCCCGCTGGGGCTCAGCCGGGCCCTTGCTCGCCGGCTTTCCACTCCTCGCGCAGGGCCGGCCGATGAGCGTCGACGAGATCGCCAGGGCCGCGGGCACCGAACGGAGGCTGGTCGAGGAAGCGGTCGACGCCGCTCGCTGCAAGCGAGACGCACAAGCGCGGTTGATCGACCTCTACGGCATGACGCTGACGCCGACCCTCCACCGGCTCACCATCGACGGGAAGGTCCTTTTCAGCTGCTGCGCTCTCTGGGCTCACGTCATCCCGAAGCTCGTCGACTCGAAAGTGCAGGTCGAATCCGTGGACCCTCTGCGACGCGAGCTGGTCCGCCTGTCCGTCTCGCCGTCCGGCGTCGAGTCCGCCGATCCGCCGGGGGTTGCAGCCAGCCTCGCGGTGGCGACCCAGAAGGCGATCGATGCCAATGTCTGCGCCGCTTTCTGCTGTCAGGTGCTTCACTTCGTCTCGCGCGAGAGCGCCGAGGAGTTCGCGGCGGCAAGGCCGACCTGTCATGTGGTCGAGTTGTCGGAGCTTCAGGAAGCTGCCGACGAGCTGCACCGGTCCATTTGGAGTGCCATCGGCCGATGAGCCGACATGGGCTCTCCAGCCTGGGACGTCTGGATGCTCTGTGTGCCCGGCCTTCTCTGGGAAGGCGAAAGCCCCCGCGCCCACCTGGTGGGTGCGTCAGCTGAGCGGCCTCAAAGACTATCCGGATCTCCGGCTCGATCCACGATCGCTTCGCACGAAAGGCGCGCGAGATGAGCGCGGCCGCGGACTGACGCCCGAGGGTAACTGTCTACTCCAGTCCGCGCGCCACTCGGCTGACGTCGCCGCCTACGTCTTCACGAAAAGGCCGTAGATGAAGGACTGCACCTTGCCCGCCGGCGTCCGGTGCTCCTGTTCCCGGGCCTCTTCGAGCTTGAACGAAGGACCAAGTTCCCGCGCGAGTGTCTCGGCCGAGTAGCGGCGCACGTCGAGGCCACTGCACTTCGGAGGTCCCTCCAACGAGAAGGTCACGACAATAGCTCGCCCGCCCGGTGTCAGGGCCTCTTCCATGACCGCGCCGCCGCGCCGCATCGATCTCCGGACAGAAAGCCCGACTGCACTAAGTCGACAGTGCTCGCTGGCTCGCCTCGCGCTCACACGTCGCCGGATCTGCACCTTCGGCAAGACAATGGCAGTCGGCGCCGCCGCAGGAGCCGCGCAAGCGCCTGCCCGTCATCATGAGCCCGACCGCCATGGCCAGCATAGCGAGCGCGACCAGGGCCAGGGTCAGCAATAGTGTGATCATGAGGTGTTCTCCCCCGTCGAGTGTAGCGCGCGGAAGCGGTCGAAGGCGGCCGTGCTCGTCTCCTCGAGCTCGCCGTCGGGATGGTGAGCGATGAAGAGAGCCGCCAAGCCTTCCCTTCGGGCCGCTTCCAGCCCCTCGTCAGGGCCCAGCACCGAGAGCGCCGTGGCCCACGCATCGGCCTCCATGCAGGTCTCGGCAATAACGCTAACCGAAGCCAAGGTGTGAGTGACCGGGCGACCGGTTCGCGGGTCGATGATGTGGGAAACGACTCGCCCGTCTTCGATGCGAAAGTTGCGGTAGTTGCCCGACGTCGCCAGGGCCCTCCCATCGAGCGCCACTACCGCGTAGACCGCCCGGCGCTCCGGGTCCGGAACCTCGATGCCGATGCGCCAATCCTCGCCGGTAGCGTTGACGCCCCGCACCATGACTTCTCCACCCAGCTCGATCATGAAGTCCGAATAGCCGGTGCCGGCCAGCGCCGCCGCGAGCTTGTCGACAGCGTACCCCTTGGCAATGGCCGATAGGTCACAACGAATGCGGCCCGCATTCTTGCGTAGCGTTCGCCCCTGCCTATCAAGCGTCAACCGGTGAGAGCCGGTCTGCCCAAGTAGCTCGGCGATGCGCTCGGGCGAAGGCTCTCGACTCTCTGCCTCAGGTCCAAAGCCCCAGGCCTCGACGAGCGGCCCCACCGTGATATCGAAGGCCCCGCCACTCCTGCTTCCGATCTCGAGCGCCTTCGCCATCACCTCGTCGAGCGCCGGAGAAAGGAGGAACGGCTCGGTGCCGTGGCGGTTGAACCGTTCGAGCTCAGAATCCTCGCGCCAAGTCGACATCGAGGCATCGATCGCGGCCAGGGTCTCTTCGATCTCGAGCTCGAGCGACTCGCTCTGGCCGACAGCAAGTCCGCCCTCGGCCACGACCTTGACGGCGTATGTGGTCCCCAGGGCCTGGCCGGAGAGGACCGCGACCTCCCGACTCGGCTCGCCACCGGGAGAGCGCCAAAGATAGACGGCAAATAGCGCACCGACGAAAATCGCGGGCACGATCATCCGCCGCACAATCGGCGCGTACCCCCCATCCCGCGCGTCGAGCCCGCTCACTTTGTTCTTACCTCGCAGCTCTCCCTCGAGTGAGGAGCTAGTCCGCAAATGCGTCGAGATGCAAGGCGCGCGACCGAGGCCGACGCAGGCGTACTCGAAGTACGCCGAGGAGGCCACGGGAAGCGCAACGCCGCAGATCGATGCATTTCCCGACTAGATCAGCCTCCGAAGTCGTCCAGCATAATGTTCTCGGACTCCACACCGAGATCGAGCAGCATGCTGATGCACGCCTGGTTCATCATCGGCGGCCCGCACATGTAGTACTCGACCTCTTCGGGTGCCTCGTGATCGGCAAGGAAGTTGTCGAGAACGACCTGATGGATGAAGCCGGTATAGCCCCCCCAGCCGTCTTCGGGCAAGGGATCGGAGAGCGCCAGATGCCACTCGAAGTTGGGGAACTCCGCCTGGATGGAATCGAAATCCTCCTGATAGAAAGCTTCCCGTAAACTTCGAGCGCCGTACCAGAATGAGACCTTGCGCGTCGTCGCCAAACGCCTGAACTGATCGAAGACGTGGGACCGCATCGGCGCCATGCCGGCGCCGCCACCGATGAACACCATTTCCTTGTCGGTCTCGCGGGCGAAGAACTCGCCGTACGGCCCGGAGATCGTGATCTCGTCTCCCGGTTTCAGGTTGAAGATATAGGACGACATGATCCCCGGAGGGGCGTCCGGCCGGTTCGGCGGCGGCGACGCAATCCGGACGTTGAGCATGATGATGTCTCTCTCCTCCGGATAGTTGGCCATCGAGTAGGCCCTCGACACGCTCTCGGGCACTTTCGAGACATAGCGCCACAGATTGAACTTGTCCCAGTCTTCCCGGTACTCCGCCTCGACGTCGAAGTCCTGGTATTTCACCTCGTGCGGCGGGCACTCGATCTGGAGGTAGCCCCCCGCGCGAAACGGCACCGCCTCGCCCTCGCGAAGCTCCAGCACCCGCTCCTTGATGAAGGTCGCCACGTTGTGATTCGAACGCACCCGGCACTTCCATTTGCGGATGCTGAAGATCTCCGGCTCGAGCTCGATCTTCATGTCCTGCTTGACCTTGACCTGGCACGACAGGCGGCAGCCACGACGCGCCTCGCCGCGGCCGATGTGAGAAGTCTCGGTCGGCAGCAAGGCGCCTCCGCCATCATGTACATCGACCTTGCACACGCCGCACGTCCCCTTGCCGCCGCAGGCCGAGGGAATGAAGATGCCGTTGGCGGACAGGGTGTTGAGCAGGGTGCTCCCGGCCGGGGTCACCAGGGCCTTGTCCGGATCGTCGTTGATGGTGATGGTGACGTCGCCGCTGGCCACGAGCTTCGCCTTGGCGAACAGGAGCACCAGCACCTGGGCGAGGATCATCAGCACGAAGACCGCGACTGCGAGTACGACGGTGGGCATCTCTCGACTCCGTTACAACTGGATTCCGGCGAAAGCCATGAAGGCGATGGCCATCAGCCCGGTGACAATGAAGGTGATGCCCAGCCCTCTAAGGGCCGGCGGAACATTCGAGTAGTGCATCTTCTCGCGGATCGCCGCCAGCGCCACGATGGCGAGCCAGAAACCGAAGCCTGAGCCGAAGCCGAACACGGCACTCTCACCCAGGCTGTAGTCGCGCTCGACCATGAAGAGTGAGCCGCCCAGGATGGCGCAATTGACGGCAATCAGCGGCAAGAAGACGCCGAGCGCGACGTAGAGCTTCGGCACGTAGCGGTCGAGCGCCATCTCGACGATCTGCACCGAGGCGGCTATCGAACCGATGAACGCCAGGAAGCGCAGGAAGCCAAGGTCCACCGATGCGAAGCTCTCGCCCAGCCAGCCCATCGCTCCCTCTTTGAGCACGTAGGTGTAGATCAGGTTGTTGAGCGGGGTCGTCACCGCGAGGACGAAGGTCACAGCGGCGCCGAGGCCCAGGGCGGTTTCCACTTTCTTCGACACCGCCAGGAATGAGCACATGCCCAGGAAGAAGGCCAGGGCCATGTTCTCGATGAAGATCGCCTTGACTGCGAGGTCGAGATAGTGCTCGAGCATGGCCTAGTCCTCCGTCACCAGTTGCGGCTTGAAGGTGCGCAACAGCCAGATGAACACCCCGATTAGAAAGAAGGCCCCGGGCGCCAGGGCGAAGAGCCCGTTGGGCTGGTACCAGCCACCCTCCGAAGCCAGCGGCAGTACCTGCTGACCGAAGAGCTTGCCCGCACCGATCAGCTCGCGAAAGAAACCGACCGCCAGCAGGACAATGCTGTATCCAAAGCCGTTACCGAGACCGTCGAGGATGCTGTCGGACGGCTTGTTCTGCATCGCGAACGCCTCGGCCCGGCCCATGATGATGCAGTTGGTGATGATCAGCCCGACGAAGACCGACAGCTGCTTGGAGATGTCATAAAGATAGGCGCGCAAAATCTGGTCGGTGATCATCACCAGTGAGGCGATGATCGTCAGCTGGACGATGATCCGGATCGACGGCGGGATCATGTTGCGAATCAGGGACACCGACAGATTCGACAGCGTCAGCACCGCGATGACCGCCAACGACATCACCACCGACGTCTCCATCTTCGTGGTCACCGCCAGCGCCGAGCAGATCCCCAGGACCTGCACCGCGATCGGATTGTCGTTGAACAGAGGATCGATCAGCGCCTGTTTCTGGTTGCCGGTCATGCCGTGCTCCCCGGCGAGCGGAACCGCTCGAGATAGGGACCGAAGCCCTGCTCACTCAACCAGTAGTGCAGAAGCTCGTTGACGCCACGACAGGTGAGCGTTGCGCCGGAGAGCCCGTCAACCGAGTACGGATCCTCGGCCGGTGGTCCGGCGAGTCCCTTGATGACCTCGATGGCCGGCTGCCAGTTCTCGTCGAAGGCCTGCCGGCCGGGCCACCGGGCCTTCCAGCTCGCATTGTCCACCTCACCTCCCAGCCCCGGCGTCTCCCCGTGCTGGTAGAACGTGATCCCCGTGATCGACGTAGTGTCCGGCGCCAGTGCCAGGAACCCGTAGAGCGTCGACCACAGGCCCTTGCCTTCGATGGGCAGAATGATCTGCTCGATCCGCTCGTCGCTGACCACGTGATACACCTGGGCACGGAGCGGCACCCGGGTCAGTCCCGCCCTGTTCTCCGGCGCCGCCTTGCTCATCGCCGGATCCTTGAGGGAGCGCTGCTGATCGAAGGTCGTGGCGTCGATCGAGTCATCATAGGCCCCGGACGCGAGGTCCACGACTCTGGGCACGATTGACTCGTCGAACAGAGTCTGAACCTCGCCGGCCGACACCTTGGCCTTCTCCTCGAGCAGACCGGCCACGATCAGCACTTTCTTCTGCCGGTCGAGCACCGCGTTGGCGTCCTGCCGCTCCTTGAGCGTCACCGCCGCAAATGCGACGAACACCGAGCAGACCAGACAAACCGCTGCGGCGAACAGGATGATGTATCTGTTGCTAGCCTGCTGCATTGCGGGCCACCCTCCGTTTGATGTTCGCCTTGACGAAGAAGTGATCGATCAGCGGAGCGAACATGTTCATGAACAGAATCGCCATCATCATGCCCTCCGGATAGGCCGGATTGACGACTCGCACGAGAATCACCATGGCGCCGATCCCCAGGCCGTAGATGAACCTGCCGGCCTCGGTAAACGCCGAAGATACCGGGTCCGTGGCCATGAAGACGGTTCCGAATGCCCAGCCGCCGATGACGACGTGCCAGTAGAACGGAACGGAGAACATCGGATTGGTGTCCGAGCCGATGGCGTTGAGC
This region of bacterium genomic DNA includes:
- a CDS encoding tetratricopeptide repeat protein — its product is MARRSRTLACLVLLAGVVSPSEGRAQVAEVDVLAEARQLQDEATELYDGGRPAEALPLAERALEIRETVYGHGHPLTASTLNTMGLILQTLGDFEGARPYQERALAILERAMGPEHALTAVALHNLGALLRAMGDLSTSGSVSAVSQHLAKLRAYGLTTTRRDAQTIYYRLSDHEFLAKLRGSFFAEMETAFLSSKG
- a CDS encoding FAD:protein FMN transferase; translation: MSGLDARDGGYAPIVRRMIVPAIFVGALFAVYLWRSPGGEPSREVAVLSGQALGTTYAVKVVAEGGLAVGQSESLELEIEETLAAIDASMSTWREDSELERFNRHGTEPFLLSPALDEVMAKALEIGSRSGGAFDITVGPLVEAWGFGPEAESREPSPERIAELLGQTGSHRLTLDRQGRTLRKNAGRIRCDLSAIAKGYAVDKLAAALAGTGYSDFMIELGGEVMVRGVNATGEDWRIGIEVPDPERRAVYAVVALDGRALATSGNYRNFRIEDGRVVSHIIDPRTGRPVTHTLASVSVIAETCMEADAWATALSVLGPDEGLEAARREGLAALFIAHHPDGELEETSTAAFDRFRALHSTGENTS
- a CDS encoding NADH:ubiquinone reductase (Na(+)-transporting) subunit F; the encoded protein is MPTVVLAVAVFVLMILAQVLVLLFAKAKLVASGDVTITINDDPDKALVTPAGSTLLNTLSANGIFIPSACGGKGTCGVCKVDVHDGGGALLPTETSHIGRGEARRGCRLSCQVKVKQDMKIELEPEIFSIRKWKCRVRSNHNVATFIKERVLELREGEAVPFRAGGYLQIECPPHEVKYQDFDVEAEYREDWDKFNLWRYVSKVPESVSRAYSMANYPEERDIIMLNVRIASPPPNRPDAPPGIMSSYIFNLKPGDEITISGPYGEFFARETDKEMVFIGGGAGMAPMRSHVFDQFRRLATTRKVSFWYGARSLREAFYQEDFDSIQAEFPNFEWHLALSDPLPEDGWGGYTGFIHQVVLDNFLADHEAPEEVEYYMCGPPMMNQACISMLLDLGVESENIMLDDFGG
- the nqrE gene encoding NADH:ubiquinone reductase (Na(+)-transporting) subunit E; translated protein: MLEHYLDLAVKAIFIENMALAFFLGMCSFLAVSKKVETALGLGAAVTFVLAVTTPLNNLIYTYVLKEGAMGWLGESFASVDLGFLRFLAFIGSIAASVQIVEMALDRYVPKLYVALGVFLPLIAVNCAILGGSLFMVERDYSLGESAVFGFGSGFGFWLAIVALAAIREKMHYSNVPPALRGLGITFIVTGLMAIAFMAFAGIQL
- a CDS encoding NADH:ubiquinone reductase (Na(+)-transporting) subunit D, encoding MTGNQKQALIDPLFNDNPIAVQVLGICSALAVTTKMETSVVMSLAVIAVLTLSNLSVSLIRNMIPPSIRIIVQLTIIASLVMITDQILRAYLYDISKQLSVFVGLIITNCIIMGRAEAFAMQNKPSDSILDGLGNGFGYSIVLLAVGFFRELIGAGKLFGQQVLPLASEGGWYQPNGLFALAPGAFFLIGVFIWLLRTFKPQLVTED
- a CDS encoding Na(+)-translocating NADH-quinone reductase subunit C, producing MQQASNRYIILFAAAVCLVCSVFVAFAAVTLKERQDANAVLDRQKKVLIVAGLLEEKAKVSAGEVQTLFDESIVPRVVDLASGAYDDSIDATTFDQQRSLKDPAMSKAAPENRAGLTRVPLRAQVYHVVSDERIEQIILPIEGKGLWSTLYGFLALAPDTTSITGITFYQHGETPGLGGEVDNASWKARWPGRQAFDENWQPAIEVIKGLAGPPAEDPYSVDGLSGATLTCRGVNELLHYWLSEQGFGPYLERFRSPGSTA